A genomic stretch from Setaria viridis chromosome 1, Setaria_viridis_v4.0, whole genome shotgun sequence includes:
- the LOC117840212 gene encoding 65-kDa microtubule-associated protein 3, which translates to MLSLKLRAILFPFQMEPRREELLHELGEMWDEIGEGEDDRRGMLHALEEECLNVYRAKVEQVRQHRAQLRREIADSVAEVAAICATIGEPPATVQTACSSLQGTGSLKEELGSIAPELAEMRRRREDRRRQFSDVTERVNRIQQEMNLGGGQPRVVADRSDLTLTKLDELRAWLQHLQSEKEIRTRKVAELVAELHSSSLVLGMDPREIHAAHGGGDDHAGGHFSDAAIARLASEIERLREIKRGRMEKLQDLLGSMLELWNLMDTPAEEQRRFQGVACNIAASEDEITEPGALSTAIIRNVEAEVVRLETLKEYRMKDLVAKKYEELREIRRRARLPEEHDGDAVAMLDAIDGDAERALILERLEVQISEAKDLEFSRKDVLERMDKWQAALEEESWLEEYNRNENRYNVGKGTHLVLKRAEKARALVSKMPAMAEALTAKVVAWEKERGVKFEYDGEGLLDMLDEYGNARKEKEQERKRQRDQRRLQGAAAPERDASPVARPPPKNIKNVTRTLSIGRNGGGGGGSARKASAASSRPGTPSFLKSPMSARRGASDEGQMLSSDSFE; encoded by the exons ATGCTCTCCCTGAAGCTGAGGGCCATCCTGTTCCCCTTCCAGATGGAGCCGCGGCGCGAGGAGCTGCTGCACGAGCTCGGG GAGATGTGGGACGAGATcggggaaggggaggatgacCGGCGGGGGATGCTGCACGCGCTGGAGGAGGAGTGCCTCAACGTCTACCGCGCCAAGGTCGAGCAGGTGCGGCAGCACAGGGCGCAGCTCCGGCGGGAGATTGCCGACTCTGTCGCCGAGGTCGCAGCCATCTGCGCCACCATCGGCGAGCCGCCGGCCACCGTGCAGACGGCCTGCTCCTCGCTGCAG GGCACGGGGAGCCTCAAGGAGGAGCTGGGCTCGATCgcgccggagctggcggagatgaggcggcggcgggaggacaGGCGGCGGCAGTTCTCCGACGTGACCGAGCGGGTGAACAGGATACAGCAGGAGATGAACCTAGGCGGCGGCCAGCCTCGTGTCGTCGCCGACCGCTCCGACCTGACGCTGACCAAGCTCGACGAGCTCAGGGCGTGGCTGCAGCACCTGCAGTCGGAGAAG GAAATTCGCACCAGGAAGGTGGCGGAGCTCGTGGCGGAGCTCCATTCTTCATCCTTGGTTCTCGGCATGGATCCCAGGGAGATCCACGCCGCCCATGGCGGTGGCGACGACCACGCCGGCGGCCACTTCAGCGACGCCGCGATCGCGAGGCTGGCGTCGGAGATCGAGCGGCTGAGGGAGATCAAGCGGGGCCGGATGGAGAAGCTGCAGGACCTGCTGGGCAGCATGCTGGAGCTCTGGAACCTGATGGACAcgccggcggaggagcagcGCCGGTTCCAGGGCGTCGCCTGCAACATCGCCGCCTCCGAGGACGAGATCACCGAGCCCGGCGCGCTGTCCACGGCCATCATACGCAAC gtggaggcggaggtggtgagGCTGGAGACCCTCAAGGAGTACCGGATGAAAGACCTCGTCGCCAAGAAGTACGAGGAGCTCAGGGAGatccggcgccgcgcgcgcctgccggaggagcacgacggcgacgccgtGGCCATGCTCGACGCCatcgacggcgacgccgagcgAGCTCTGATCCTGGAGCGGCTGGAGGTGCAGATCTCGGAGGCcaaggatctcgagttcagcaGGAAGGACGTCCTCGAGAGGATGGACAAGTGGcaggcggcgctggaggaggagTCATGGCTCGAGGAGTACAACAGG AACGAGAACAGGTACAATGTGGGCAAAGGGACGCATCTGGTGCTCAAGCGCGCCGAGAAAGCGCGCGCCTTGGTCAGCAAGATGCCGG CAATGGCGGAAGCTCTGACGGCGAAGGTTGTTGCTTGGGAGAAGGAGAGGGGCGTCAAGTTCGAGTACGATGGT GAGGGGCTTCTGGACATGCTGGATGAGTACGGCAAcgcgaggaaggagaaggagcaggAGCGGAAGAGGCAGCGGGACCAGAGGCGGctgcagggcgcggcggcgccggagcgggACGCGTCGCCGgtggcccggccgccgcccaagAACATCAAGAACGTGACCAGGACGCTGTCCATTGGCCGcaacggcggaggcggcgggggaagCGCCAGGaaggcgtcggcggcgtcgtcgaGGCCGGGCACGCCGAGCTTCCTCAAGTCGCCCATGTCCGCGCGGCGGGGCGCCAGCGACGAGGGCCAGATGCTCTCGTCCGACTCCTTCGAGTGA